One genomic window of Cannabis sativa cultivar Pink pepper isolate KNU-18-1 chromosome 2, ASM2916894v1, whole genome shotgun sequence includes the following:
- the LOC115720938 gene encoding putative respiratory burst oxidase homolog protein H yields MNNNNNNNINNNNISEKVSKDESTKWILERIEIDQMGDFPSDQSEATATPPQCSNGICLTKINNSSGKKKNVGQSKPPKIGRMASGASRGLKSLRFLGRTVTGKENDAWRSIEKRFYQHQVNGKLCRDKFGVCIGMGGDSKDFAGELFDTLARRRSISAKDGINEDVLRKFWEDMTNQDLESRLQIFFDMCDKNGDGKLSEEEVKEVIVLSASANKLANLKQQASAYASLIMEELDPDHLGYIEMWQLETLLRGMVNSNPEETSKLSKKTQTLTRAMIPRRYRTPLSKFLSTTEELIYENWKRIWVIGLWLTINLVLFVWKYYQYKNKGAYQIMGRCLCLAKGAAETLKFNMALILVPVCRRTLTKLRSSFLSKLFPFDDNINFHKLIALAIASMTFVHVIMHLTCDFPRLISCPKQKFMKILGQDFNFNQPTYLDLLKSIPGITGILMILLMAFSFTLATHSFRRSVIKLPWQFHHLAGFNSFWYAHHLLVLVYVLLIIHGYFLYLTHDWHKKTTWMYIMVPVLFYATERTYSIIDESNHRVNVIKAIIYTGNVLALYMSKPPGFKYKSGMYLFVKCPDISSFEWHPFSITSAPGDDYLSVHIRTLGDWTTELKNRFAQACQPENTQARRGNLVRMETKAISDYKCPQPEYPKILIKGPYGAPAQNFKKYDILLLIGLGIGATPFISILKDLLNNIRTNDPEYGSSPGGISLDSSKKCPKRAYFYWVTREQGSFEWFKGVMDDIAEYDQDRIIEMHNYLTSVYEEGDARSALIAMVQQLQHAKNGVDVVSESRIKTHFARPNWRKVFSDLATKHEASRIGVFYCGSATLTKPLKKLCQEFSLNSSTRFHFHKENF; encoded by the exons atgaacaacaacaataacaacaacattaataataataacatctCTGAAAAAGTGAGCAAAGATGAATCAACAAAATGGATTCTTGAGAGAATTGAAATTGACCAAATGGGTGATTTTCCCTCTGACCAATCAGAGGCCACAGCCACACCACCCCAATGCTCAAATGGGATTTGTTTGACCAAGATTAATAATAGCTCTGGGAAGAAGAAGAATGTTGGACAGAGTAAGCCACCAAAGATCGGAAGAATGGCTTCTGGAGCTTCAAGAGGCCTTAAAAGTCTTCGTTTTCTTGGTAGAACTGTTACTGGGAAGGAAAATGATGCTTGGAGATCGATTGAGAAGCGATTTTATCAGCACCAAGTTAATGGGAAACTCTGTCGAGACAAATTTGGTGTCTGTATAG GAATGGGAGGAGATTCAAAGGATTTTGCAGGAGAGTTATTTGATACTTTGGCTAGGCGTAGGAGTATTTCTGCAAAAGATGGGATAAATGAAGAtgttttaagaaaattttgggAAGATATGACTAATCAAGACCTTGAATCCAGATTACAGATATTCTTTGACAT GTGTGATAAGAATGGAGATGGGAAGCTTTCAGAAGAAGAGGTTAAGGAG gtTATAGTTTTAAGTGCTTCTGCAAACAAGTTGGCTAATCTTAAACAACAAGCATCAGCATATGCATCTTTGATCATGGAAGAGCTTGATCCTGACCATCTTGGTTATATCGAG ATGTGGCAGCTAGAAACTCTACTCAGGGGAATGGTGAACTCGAACCCCGAAGAGACTAGCAAACTTTCGAAGAAAACTCAAACTCTCACAAGAGCCATGATTCCCAGAAGATACAGAACACCATTGAGCAAGTTCTTGTCCACAACTGAGGAACTCATCTATGAAAATTGGAAGAGAATTTGGGTTATTGGTTTGTGGTTAACCATAAACCTTGTCCTCTTCGTTTGGAAATACTATCAATACAAGAACAAAGGAGCTTATCAAATCATGGGTAGATGTCTTTGCCTTGCCAAAGGGGCTGCTGAGACTCTCAAGTTCAATATGGCTCTCATTCTTGTCCCAGTTTGTAGGAGAACTCTCACAAAACTAAGATCATCATTTCTTAGTAAATTATTTCCTTTTGATGATAACATCAATTTCCACAAATTGATTGCACTTGCAATAGCTTCAATGACATTTGTACATGTCATAATGCATTTGACCTGTGATTTTCCAAGACTGATTTCATGTCCCAAACAAAAGTTTATGAAAATTTTGGGACAAGATTTCAACTTTAATCAGCCAACATACTTGGATTTACTCAAAAGTATTCCAGGCATAACTGGGATTCTAATGATCCTTCTAATGGCCTTTTCCTTTACTCTAGCAACACACTCATTTAGGAGAAGTGTCATCAAATTGCCATGGCAATTCCACCATTTGGCTGGCTTCAATTCCTTCTGGTATGCACATCATTTGCTGGTTCTTGTGTATGTACTCCTTATCATACATGGCTACTTTCTATATCTCACTCATGATTGGCACAAGAAGACG ACATGGATGTATATCATGGTCCCGGTCTTATTCTATGCAACCGAAAGGACTTATTCAATCATCGACGAAAGCAACCACCGAGTAAACGTTATTAAG GCAATAATATACACAGGAAATGTACTAGCTTTATACATGAGCAAACCTCCAGGATTCAAGTACAAAAGTGGGATGTACCTTTTTGTCAAGTGTCCAGATATATCAAGTTTTGAATG GCATCCCTTCTCCATCACCTCTGCTCCTGGAGATGACTACTTGAGTGTCCATATAAGGACATTAGGAGATTGGACTACAGAGCTTAAAAACAGATTTGCACAG GCATGTCAACCAGAAAATACGCAAGCAAGGAGAGGAAACCTCGTTCGAATGGAGACCAAAGCAATCTCAGACTACAAATGTCCACAACCAGA GTACCCAAAAATCCTCATCAAGGGACCTTATGGAGCACCAGCTCAGAATTTCAAGAAGTATGACATTCTCTTGCTCATAGGTCTTGGAATCGGAGCGACGCCTTTCATCAGCATTCTTAAAGATCTTTTGAACAACATTAGGACAAATGATCCAGAATAT GGATCTTCACCAGGTGGTATTTCACTAGATTCAAGTAAAAAATGTCCTAAAAGAGCTTACTTCTATTGGGTTACAAGGGAACAAGGATCCTTTGAATGGTTTAAAGGTGTCATGGATGATATAGCCGAGTACGACCAAGAT CGTATCATAGAAATGCACAACTACTTGACAAGTGTATATGAAGAAGGAGATGCAAGGTCTGCTCTTATTGCCATGGTTCAACAGCTACAACATGCTAAGAATGGAGTTGATGTTGTCTCAGAAAGCAGG ATCAAAACACATTTTGCTAGACCGAATTGGCGAAAAGTGTTTTCGGATTTGGCAACTAAGCATGAAGCCTCTCGAATTG GTGTTTTCTATTGTGGAAGTGCTACACTTACCAAACCATTGAAGAAACTTTGCCAAGAGTTTAGCTTAAATTCATCAACTCGTTTCCACTTTCACAAGGAGAATTTCTAg